The following proteins are encoded in a genomic region of Bicyclus anynana chromosome 12, ilBicAnyn1.1, whole genome shotgun sequence:
- the LOC128198545 gene encoding uncharacterized protein LOC128198545 produces MSFDTERFISEIQNRPCIWNMSSEEYSNRVLKQSNWNEVAEIIYDDWQNLEENTKQKRIKDLQKKWKGLRDYHTREKNKDSSVKSGSGATKKRKTPYLDMLQFLNVSRASNQTSGNISAETSSDSSAILDENDHCVSRRPKKMTVFQEALINSMEKKEKTIQI; encoded by the exons ATGTCCTTTGATACGGAAAGGTTCATTAGTGAAATACAGAATAGACCATGCATATGGAACATGTCGAGTGAAGAATACAGCAACAGAGTATTAAAGCAGAGCAATTGGAATGAAGTCGCTGAAATTATATACGATGATTGGCAAAACTTAGAAGAAAAcactaaacaaaaaagaa TAAAAGACCTACAAAAAAAATGGAAGGGTTTGCGCGACTATCACACCAGAGAAAAAAATAAGGATTCCTCAGTCAAAAGCGGAAGTGGCGCAACAAAAAAACGCAAGACACCATACTTGGAcatgttacagtttttaaatgtttctagAGCTAGCAACCAGACATCTGGCAATATTAGCGCCGAGACGTCTAGCGACAGTAGCGCTATTTTAGATGAAAATGATCACTGTGTTTCAAGAAGACCAAAAAAGATGACTGTGTTTCAAGAAGCCCTAATTAACTCGAtggaaaaaaaagagaaaacgaTCCAGATATGA
- the LOC128198544 gene encoding uncharacterized protein LOC128198544: protein MDIFEVIGILEALKEDKRKHWVHPLYKKRLSIGQFHTLYPELRKHPEKFYDYFNMTSHTFDELLKSITQYIAKNNITRDTLCPEERLTITLRFLSSGLSYRKIAQEFLVGKSTVSKIISETACIIWDILQPQEMPEPSEELWLEIAKRYYKKTNYPNCIGSIDGKHIRIRKPPKSGSNYFNYKKFFSIVLLAVADANCSFIAIDVGACGRNADSNIFKESGFGKKLACGSLKIPNSTKLPNSNGLPQPFVFLGDEAFG from the exons ATGGATATTTTTGAAGTAATTGGTATCTTAGAAGCGCTGAAAGAGGATAAAAGGAAGCACTGGGTTCACCCATTATACAAGAAAAGGTTGAGCATTGGACAATTTCACACTCTTTATCCAGAACTAAGGAAACATCCAGAAAAATTTTACGACTATTTCAATATGACTTCTCATACATTTGATGAATTGCTTAAATCTATAACCCAGTACAtagctaaaaataatatcacaagaGATACATTATGTCCCGAAGAACGGCTTACTATAACTTTgag ATTCTTGTCAAGTGGACTAAGTTACAGAAAAATTGCACAAGAGTTTCTTGTTGGAAAATCGACGGTATCGAAAATAATAAGTGAAACTGCATGCATTATATGGGATATTTTACAGCCACAGGAAATGCCGGAACCTTCTGAAGAATTGTGGCTAGAAATAGCAAaacgatattataaaaaaaccaacTATCCTAATTGTATAGGATCTATCGATGGCAAGCATATCCGTATTAGAAAACCACCAAAAAGTGGGtctaactattttaattataagaagTTCTTCTCAATTGTTCTGTTAGCCGTAGCAGATGCAAACTGTTCTTTTATAGCTATTGATGTAGGTGCTTGCGGACGAAATGCTgacagtaatatatttaaagaaagtgGTTTTGGCAAAAAATTGGCGTGTGGGTCTCTGAAGATTCCTAACTCAACTAAATTGCCTAATTCAAATGGATTGCCCCAACCTTTCGTGTTTCTTGGAGATGAGGCATTTGGATAA